The following is a genomic window from Amaranthus tricolor cultivar Red isolate AtriRed21 chromosome 10, ASM2621246v1, whole genome shotgun sequence.
taatttttattatttgatttgagtTTCTCAtcctttataaattttttttcccatATTTTTCCTCAGCTCTTTCACttcaataaatattattattatttacatttctcaacaaaaaacataaaaaatcacATTCCAAAAATATTTTCCGCCAAAAACCAAACAGCCAAACAATAAAACATCAATTTTGTTTAAACCATTATAAGAATTAAATgaaccataataataattaagaaacAATAACATTCcacttataataatataaaagtattaattaatGTTGACATCATACTATCATGATCATTGTTGATATACTCAATATACTCTTTATGTACTTCTCTTTTCTCCCTTTTTTCCctcttgatttaattttaattgcATTCAAAACCGTTGAGAAACAGATATATGACGGCGCCGGCAATGTTGTGGAGCAACGATCGAGATTAACCCCCCAAGTGGAGGTTTCATTTTCGACCGATAGATCATTTCATCATAAGGCCTACGATAAAACTTAAAATAGGGCAAAAAACCTTCTTTAGATTTCTCAACTTTGCTGCTTACGTGGCAACCCGTTTGACTTAACGACTCACGTCGACCAAATAAAAACGACGCTTTTGGTGTTCTCGGTTGTTTGACTCCAGCCACGTCAGCATTATGAGACTTAAGTGGGACCGGCGTTGACGGAATAAAATTCTTCCTCAAAAGCTTTTCTCCATTATTGAGATTATACCCGCCACGTGGACCTCTATCAATGGGTGATGCAAATGAGAAGGAACGAGGATTGGGGCCCAGGATGGAAGATGACGTGGAGTTTGTTTTTGTTGTGGGGCCTACTTTGGAGGAAGTTGAGTCAGCTGTGAGACTAAGGTACCATGGTTTGAGTGAGTCTAAATGGTGTGAGACTGTGAAGGAGAACCGGGAAGATGCACATGAACCGATTTTTCCGGTGGAGGAAGAAACCGGGATTGAGGACGGGTTGAACCGGAGAGAAGAGGCTCGTGGGTAGATTGAAAAGTCGTCGTAGTCTAGTGAGATTGAGCCTTCGTAGTCAGTTGAGGAGACTATGGTGGTTAAGTTTGATAGCTCAATGAATGGCCGGACTCCCTGCAAAATTGTTTAATTAACTAGGGTTAATTActgattatttaattaattaatgagcTCTATCAAGATTAACAAGTGCtatttaataagtttaattaaATTGCAACAGTATGATTTTTAGTTGTTAAaactatataattttttgttataattaattaatattcaatttttttatagattttttgtttgtgaaatatattatttttgtttcattcaTTTTGCTGTAGttttactttaaaaattttatattataaataaacatAGTAGAATAAGTGAGATTGTCTCACTGTGAGATGGTCTCTTACAAGACAGGCAATAAAAGTTATACTCATAAAgtatataaatcaaaatattaatatttattaaaaataataaataaagagataaAAAATAAGGTACTAGGAATTAAATACATCGATCAACTTGATTTAAAATATACAATGCTTTTCGTTTGCATATGGATAAAGTTGACTAATTTGTGTAACTTTgagttcttttatttttaagtggGGGTTTGCTAATTATGATGATTTAAGAAAGgtaaaaatgagataaaatgAGTAAGACaattaacatataaaataagttaaattaaataGGATTGAGACAATAAATAGATGATgtgtaataattatataataattaagtcCATAATATGTCATTATTCTTAAAATCAAATTGTTTTTAtgtctcttttatttaatattattttccgatttaatttaattcaaaCATTCTAATagtattttaatttcaataacacattttattttatgtccTTATTTATTGCCAAACATCTCCCTATTATCCGAGAGAGATAGTGGAGGAATTAGTAATCATGTGCCCCCACATGGAAAAAAAAGGAAACTAAATAGAAGAAGAATTTACAGTGTACACATTATACAGTAACATGCAAAAACAGTGACCCAAATacccaaaataatcatttacccGAAAAGGAGCATGAAACAAGGATAAAATTAGCTAGGATGGGTAAGTTTTTGAAGGGAGTGAAACCTACTCGTAACAAATTTGACTACCCACTAAAAGAAGCATGATGATGATTCTACGTCCTACCAAAAAAAGGGTGATCATCACTCTTTTTCACGGTCATAATTGGAAGATAATTCCACTATCACTAATAATCATTACCACTTTGTCAGAATATtgggtgtttaaaaaaaattaatatctgataataaataaaaaaaattaaacaaactagataaaattaaagaaaattaaaatatagtagtaggtttaatttcaaaaaaataaagcaaaactAATAAAACAATCTAAAATAAAGTGGAGTATTACAACTTGAGTTGACTAAGACAATAGTCTTCTACTTTATTAGAGTAGTTACTAGTTACTACTCCATATAATTAAATACAAATCCTTGTTAATTTAATAGACAATTGTTATCTTCGTGATTATCAAACGAAAAAtgattttaatgtattttttgattttgtaagaGTACTTATATTTGATATGAAGAAAAATATTGTAATATTAACACGCGAAAGCATAATTAAAGAGTGTTTTATGAATTAGTATCAACTAGCGgcaaaatttttaaatgttaaatataattttttattgttaaatgttaaatgtaattcttttattttttcaatcaaattacaaaaggacaaaaaaaataaactcaaccaattaaatttttttaaactcCGTGTCAACTCTATAATACAAAATGGGggatataaaaatatttttgaacatagacttttttttttttttgataatatgAACATAAAACTTTTGTTTTCTTAGTAAAACATTTACAAATACAATTTCTATTCTATATTacccatacattttaaaatagtaaaatctTTTAATGGGAAATAAATAGAGGCTGAGTTCAACCTTAGCTTCTTTCCCAAAAGTCATACGTTTGAAATTAGTTTCCCTCCATACTCACTGTATCATATTCTACATGTGAACTAAAAGCCTCTACAATCATTGGATTTCCCCAAACGGCTCTTTCTCTTATCCCTTCATCTCTTTACTAAAGTTAACATTTTCTATTCTACTCCTACTTCTTTAAAGAAACAGACTTTACCCCCATTTTGCGCCCCACTTCCTAATTAAAAACTCTTCAAAGGTAATTAAGTTATTACTTCTTATATGCCTTTATACCATATAACTTAAATACGTGAAAAACTAAGTTAAAGCTACTATCtacaatcatatcattaaagaacttttaaaatttaacttcatcatcatactcaataTCATGTTCAAAAGCAGGAtattgagtatgatgatgaagTTAAATTAAGGTGATCGATAATCCATACTTGTACTTTCTTTATAGCAAGAACTAGAGGAAAACagtcaatatttttttaaaatttaatattattaatattattattgctagttttaatatttttcaaatttatatattttctaaatttaatattattaatattattattactaaagaACTCAATACAATGTATAAAGACAATCTGAACACTAAAATTTATTTAGGATATCTTAAAGATCACATGCTTATGTCGCTTTAGAGtcattaaaagtttttttttaccgTTAACTTTTTTATGAATCTTAAAAATAGTTGGTGAGTCCAAGCTAATTAGAATACTCAGATTAtaaacaattattaaaaatagttCAAATAATTAAGAGTTTATATTTACCTTCCAAAGATAAGAGAAGAGGGAAGGAGGATCAATAAGAAAGGTCCTGTGAAGACGGGCAGGATAGTACTCAGCTACAATCTTAAGTGTTGGGAGCACTATGTTCATGAAAGCTGATGCTGATCTGAAAAAGCCTGCATTGTACGTTACCACACCCACACAAACACAAATTAACATACAGTACTTACATGCACCATCATTTAACATTTCAATGGTCAAAATCAAGCACCTAGTACAATCCAGCTCAATTATCACTCATTTTCAAACCCAAACATAAACAGaaatttttacaattatatCATTGTCAAGTAAGtactcttttaattttttttcaatttttattttggaaatccATTCCTAACGCAAGCAAACAGAAAGGAAATTTGTCAGAGTGGAAAATTGACTAATCTTAGGATATGTATTTCCTAacattccatttctacccttgggaACTTAGCCCATAATAGGGACCCAATAATGATAGAGACCTTTCTTTAAGTCATTGGTGCCTAGATGTCTAGTGGTTAAAGGGTGGTTAAGGGTATTATCTTTCACCTTTGAGactaaaattattcaaattaatcgAAATTGAATGTTATTGCTAGACTCAAAATAAATCGcatataaattaaatgagaTTGTCAAGAACTTAATTTACTCGATTTGAGCTAAGCATCATACCTAAAACCCggctaaaaatacaaatatatacatctatatgtAATAAGTGTTTGATCTTACTATCAACAAAAAAGATTAACTTCATCTCCCCCTTTCTTGTAATAAGGCATTATCAAGCCTAATAAATAAAAGATACTCCCtatgttttatttattcttcTTATTCAGTTTTTTTCGGATCTCAATacaaacttaaaaatcaaataattttaattgtgaattttcaattataaaaaattaatatttaaaaagtatatattgtgaatttttaaaaattataaaaaattaatataaaataagaaattatagttaaaatttgacattaaaatttgtaatttctatttgagaaaaacataaaaaaacgtAGGGAGTATAACAACAGAGACCTTTCAGGGGCAGTATAGACATAGTGCACAAAAAAATTGTTCATATTCCGACATCAATATAAAGCAAAAAATCTTAGTGAGggacaaaataaagaaaaaaaacattacGAGAGACAGATTGAGTGTTTTTTTGTACAATAATGGAGGGgacaacaatcacaataaaccaGAGATTTAATGTTTTGGATTAATAATACTTCTACTTCATGGGTATCTCAAATTATTTAGGCGTGCACTAAAAAGATTCATTCATACATAAAATTTAGgggaaaaagaaatttaaagagCTGCAAAAAGTAAGAATAACGCTGCATTATCAAGATCTAGAATAATACAAAAAGATAAGGGAATTAATTATAAAGTGATTGAGATTGTGGGAATCAAATAAAAGTTGTATTAAGCCTGATAATCCAGATTCAGCCTTTTTATGAGggaatcaattttattttttttcattattttaccCTTTACTTTCAAATTTTAATCTCAGCGGGAATGGTTTTAAACTAATGTAAATTAGTCAATGATATCTACAAATAAACTTAGTAAATGGCAACTCTTACTTTCTATTTAGATGAGTTGACAAAggattaaataatattttgtttaaaccaatataaaataaagagtttataatgttatatacttatattaagCATGACAacaatttatataaaatatgtaaaatggAGTAGTTTTA
Proteins encoded in this region:
- the LOC130825296 gene encoding uncharacterized protein LOC130825296; the protein is MGKIKEVQSEKTKVDVVLDILRKQSPLSLKQEKFCNTACVERFLKVKGENAKKAAKLLRACLTWRNTIGTENLIADEFSGELAEGVAYVAGHDEESRPVIVFRIKQDYQKFHSQKLFTRLMVFTLEVAVQTMPRNVEQFVILFDASFFRSASAFMNIVLPTLKIVAEYYPARLHRTFLIDPPSLFSYLWKGVRPFIELSNLTTIVSSTDYEGSISLDYDDFSIYPRASSLRFNPSSIPVSSSTGKIGSCASSRFSFTVSHHLDSLKPWYLSLTADSTSSKVGPTTKTNSTSSSILGPNPRSFSFASPIDRGPRGGYNLNNGEKLLRKNFIPSTPVPLKSHNADVAGVKQPRTPKASFLFGRRESLSQTGCHVSSKVEKSKEGFLPYFKFYRRPYDEMIYRSKMKPPLGGLISIVAPQHCRRRHISVSQRF